From Salvia splendens isolate huo1 chromosome 16, SspV2, whole genome shotgun sequence, a single genomic window includes:
- the LOC121769854 gene encoding protein BIG GRAIN 1-like B: MVERCGYGRESEISHFTSSNSSFSSSLLDAIYRSIDQGDEEMVIYGGGMRKKSFGSVEGANVRRGVFERDEEMESFQRACMIEKWVEKKVSEKSAGRRKSVADFQVKKLRKDRESSSWSSSDSSSGGTGGFFSSSEAESFQVQRPKPIRTGLEKEKIDMNHRESEQKPKIEGGFSKTKLRALKIYGDLKKVKQPISPGGKLAGFLNSLFPGGKGKIGDESPILKSTTASTCSSASSLSRSCLSKTPSSRGNHSSAGAKRSVRFSPVSVIVDSEINNKKQTSSNRDAARNQSSKNSIRSVINEELMAHVMDQNRRAEEVARDLLRNYQRQNQQPQAKHEVFDRDFDDDDDAASCASSDLFELDNLSAIGMEMYREELPVYETTRLDSTGNGLIY; the protein is encoded by the coding sequence ATGGTGGAGAGGTGCGGTTACGGAAGGGAGAGCGAAATCTCGCATTTCACCTCCTCGAATTCGTCGTTTTCGTCGAGTTTGCTTGACGCGATCTACCGCTCGATCGATCAAGGAGACGAGGAGATGGTGATCTACGGCGGAGGAATGAGGAAGAAGAGCTTCGGCAGCGTGGAAGGCGCTAACGTGCGCCGCGGCGTGTTTGAGCGTGATGAGGAGATGGAGAGTTTCCAGCGCGCTTGCATGATTGAGAAATGGGTGGAGAAGAAGGTGAGCGAGAAATCCGCCGGTCGGAGGAAATCCGTCGCCGATTTTCAGGTGAAGAAGCTGCGGAAGGATCGGGAGAGTTCCAGCTGGAGCTCCTCCGATTCGAGCTCGGGCGGCACCGGTGGATTCTTCTCTTCGTCGGAGGCGGAGTCGTTTCAGGTGCAGCGGCCGAAGCCGATCAGAACGGGGCTCGAGAAAGAGAAAATCGACATGAATCACCGCGAATCGGAGCAGAAACCTAAAATTGAAGGCGGATTCTCGAAGACGAAGCTGCGCGCGCTGAAAATCTACGGCGATTTGAAGAAGGTGAAGCAGCCGATATCACCCGGCGGAAAACTCGCCGGATTCCTAAACTCGCTCTTCCCCGGAGGAAAAGGCAAAATCGGCGACGAATCGCCGATTTTGAAATCCACAACCGCCTCGACGTGCTCTTCCGCGTCGTCGCTCTCCCGATCCTGCCTCAGCAAAACGCCTTCGTCCAGAGGCAACCACTCCTCCGCCGGCGCGAAGAGATCCGTGAGATTCTCTCCGGTGAGCGTGATCGTCGACTCAGAAATCAACAACAAAAAGCAGACATCATCAAATCGCGACGCGGCGAGGAATCAGAGCAGTAAAAACAGCATCAGAAGCGTGATCAACGAAGAGCTAATGGCGCACGTGATGGATCAGAACCGCCGAGCCGAGGAGGTGGCGAGGGATTTGCTGAGGAATTACCAGAGGCAAAATCAACAACCACAAGCTAAACACGAGGTTTTCGATCGAGATTTCGACGACGACGATGATGCAGCAAGTTGCGCGAGTTCAGATTTGTTCGAGCTCGATAATCTCTCGGCGATTGGGATGGAGATGTACAGAGAGGAACTGCCGGTTTACGAGACGACACGGCTCGATTCCACAGGCAACGGATTaatctattaa